A genomic segment from Stenotrophomonas maltophilia encodes:
- a CDS encoding GNAT family N-acetyltransferase, with the protein MSPDDWTIDSRRLQLRPFTPEDAGAAFAAITPGLTRYMAFDPPASEHAFAAVWSTWLPTIADGTDLTFVIRRHADGAFLGLAGLHRTADAEPELGIWIAEAMHGHGYGREAVAAVRALASRRLDRPAFRYPVAEQNTPSRRLAESLGGVPVAREQNVKYIAIVYRIPAAASEVATDVA; encoded by the coding sequence ATGTCCCCCGACGACTGGACCATCGACAGCCGGCGGCTGCAGCTCCGGCCCTTCACGCCGGAGGACGCGGGCGCGGCGTTTGCCGCGATCACGCCGGGGCTGACCCGCTACATGGCGTTTGATCCCCCTGCGTCGGAGCACGCATTCGCCGCTGTCTGGTCGACGTGGTTGCCTACCATCGCCGATGGCACCGACCTTACGTTCGTGATCCGCCGACACGCGGATGGTGCGTTCCTCGGCCTGGCCGGCCTGCATCGCACTGCCGATGCGGAACCCGAACTGGGCATCTGGATCGCCGAGGCGATGCATGGGCATGGCTATGGCCGTGAAGCCGTGGCAGCGGTGCGTGCGCTCGCATCCCGGCGGCTGGACCGCCCCGCATTCCGCTACCCGGTGGCCGAGCAGAACACGCCCAGCCGGCGCCTGGCGGAATCGCTCGGCGGCGTCCCCGTCGCGCGTGAGCAGAATGTGAAGTACATCGCAATTGTCTACCGCATCCCTGCAGCAGCATCTGAAGTTGCGACGGACGTCGCGTAA
- a CDS encoding DUF5694 domain-containing protein yields MFVRLGSLIILVLCSTGALAADATYRPAFHPDQLKGPPAGRPNEVLVLGTPHLSGLPKTFTPELLEPLLKRLQAWQPTAIAVENLSGLQCDFMRRNPARYADSVETYCIDPAPAQAATGLDVPSANAEMERLLAQWPTSPTPAQRRRLAAVFLAAGENGSAVVQWLRLPKDERRAADSLTPELVQFLDRRMARPDEVGMIAGVLAARLGLERLWSVDDHTGDAPILKAQEKAYGAALKAAWDNPASAARFAADESLEANLGKPGGLLALYRNYNAPETAMTVYDSDFGAALVEPSTEEFGRNYVGYWETRNLRMVANMRDVLGQHPGSRMLAIVGASHKGYYEAYLNQMHDVQLVSADAVLR; encoded by the coding sequence ATGTTCGTTCGTTTGGGCAGCCTCATCATCCTCGTCCTGTGCAGCACCGGCGCGCTGGCCGCCGATGCCACCTATCGGCCCGCCTTTCACCCCGACCAGCTGAAGGGACCTCCCGCGGGCCGCCCGAACGAAGTGCTGGTGCTCGGTACGCCCCATCTTTCCGGGCTGCCGAAGACCTTCACTCCGGAGCTGTTGGAGCCCCTGCTGAAGCGCCTGCAGGCCTGGCAGCCGACCGCCATCGCCGTCGAAAACCTGTCCGGCCTGCAGTGCGATTTCATGCGTCGCAACCCCGCCCGTTATGCCGACAGTGTCGAGACCTACTGCATCGATCCGGCACCGGCACAGGCTGCAACCGGCCTGGACGTCCCCAGCGCCAATGCCGAGATGGAGCGCCTGCTCGCGCAGTGGCCGACGTCGCCCACGCCCGCGCAGCGCCGCCGCCTGGCCGCCGTGTTCCTGGCCGCCGGCGAGAACGGCTCGGCCGTGGTGCAATGGCTGCGCCTGCCCAAGGACGAACGTCGCGCCGCCGACAGCCTGACACCCGAGCTGGTGCAGTTCCTCGACAGGCGCATGGCCAGGCCTGACGAGGTGGGCATGATCGCCGGCGTACTCGCCGCGCGCCTGGGGCTGGAGCGCCTGTGGTCGGTCGATGACCACACGGGCGACGCCCCCATTCTGAAAGCTCAGGAAAAGGCCTACGGTGCGGCCCTGAAAGCAGCCTGGGACAACCCGGCAAGTGCGGCACGGTTCGCCGCGGACGAATCGCTGGAGGCCAACCTGGGCAAGCCCGGCGGCCTGCTTGCGCTCTATCGCAACTACAACGCCCCGGAAACGGCGATGACTGTCTACGACAGCGACTTCGGCGCCGCCCTGGTCGAGCCGTCCACCGAAGAGTTCGGCCGCAACTATGTCGGCTACTGGGAAACCCGCAACCTGCGCATGGTCGCCAACATGCGCGACGTGCTGGGCCAGCACCCCGGCAGCCGCATGCTGGCGATCGTCGGTGCCTCGCACAAGGGCTACTACGAGGCCTACCTCAACCAGATGCACGATGTGCAGCTGGTCAGTGCGGACGCAGTATTGCGTTGA
- a CDS encoding putative quinol monooxygenase — translation MLKVIAEDFIHPDAVDTVLPLYRELVACTQREPLCLGYELFVDQKDPGHFIFIELWPDRAALDLHCASEHFQRLVPQINAFQCAPCRFLLMDAAPL, via the coding sequence ATGCTGAAAGTGATCGCCGAGGATTTCATCCATCCCGATGCCGTGGATACCGTGCTTCCCCTGTACCGGGAGCTGGTCGCATGCACGCAGCGCGAGCCGCTCTGCCTCGGCTATGAACTGTTCGTCGACCAGAAGGATCCGGGGCACTTCATCTTCATCGAGCTGTGGCCCGACCGCGCCGCGCTCGACCTGCACTGCGCCAGCGAACACTTCCAGCGCCTGGTGCCACAGATCAATGCCTTCCAGTGTGCGCCGTGCCGTTTCCTGCTGATGGATGCGGCGCCGCTGTAG
- a CDS encoding efflux transporter outer membrane subunit produces the protein MPAADRAVALAAVLLLGGCSLAPAYQVPSVAMPAAYEQVGPGMATASLQEAWWHVFQDPLLDQLQQQLEQANPTLALAVAHYDAARAAAGEVASARAPQIGFSTGPVRQRQSDDKPLRSATQPAIYDSNSATFSLSFDLDLWGRLRNAAAAGRARADASGDDLAAARLSLSQQLAGLYLQLRGVEAQQVILRESIEDYRQALVLTEDRFRGEIASELDLSRARHQLASAQADLDALDARHDLLRHALAELVGAPASGFTLASAGLPALPTVPADLPSNLLQRRPDIAAAERRVFAANAGIGVARAAWFPQLSLTGLLGGQTSGGSALLDAGNRYWALGPLAALPVFDGGRRKAAKAGAEAEFDAASAQYRATVLAAIRQVEDQLSLLRQLDAQRGHEQEAVLAARRAEQIAHDRYTGGAVSYLDVVSAQTDARQAQLGLQDIQSRQLQASAALMAALGGGWSR, from the coding sequence ATGCCCGCGGCTGATCGTGCCGTGGCGCTGGCGGCGGTGCTGCTGTTGGGCGGCTGCTCGCTGGCGCCGGCCTATCAGGTGCCGTCGGTGGCGATGCCGGCCGCCTACGAGCAGGTTGGACCGGGGATGGCCACCGCGTCGTTGCAGGAGGCGTGGTGGCACGTCTTCCAGGATCCGCTGCTGGACCAGCTGCAGCAACAGCTGGAGCAGGCCAATCCGACGCTGGCGCTGGCCGTGGCGCACTACGATGCCGCACGTGCCGCGGCGGGCGAGGTGGCGTCGGCGCGTGCGCCGCAGATCGGCTTCAGTACCGGACCGGTGCGCCAGCGCCAGTCCGATGACAAGCCGCTGCGCAGCGCGACCCAGCCGGCCATCTATGACAGCAATAGCGCCACGTTTTCGCTGTCGTTCGATCTTGACCTGTGGGGGCGGCTGCGCAACGCGGCGGCCGCCGGGAGGGCGCGCGCCGATGCGAGTGGCGACGACCTGGCCGCAGCGCGGCTGAGCCTGTCACAGCAGCTGGCCGGGCTCTATCTGCAGCTCAGGGGCGTCGAGGCGCAGCAGGTGATCCTGCGCGAGAGCATCGAGGACTACCGGCAGGCGCTGGTGCTGACCGAAGACCGATTCCGTGGCGAGATCGCTTCGGAGCTGGATTTGTCCCGTGCACGGCATCAGCTGGCGAGCGCACAGGCCGATCTGGATGCGCTCGACGCGCGCCACGACCTGCTGCGGCATGCCCTTGCCGAACTGGTCGGTGCGCCGGCCAGCGGGTTCACCCTGGCCTCGGCCGGCCTGCCGGCACTGCCGACGGTGCCGGCGGACCTGCCCAGCAATCTGCTGCAGCGGCGGCCGGATATCGCGGCTGCCGAGCGTCGCGTGTTCGCCGCCAATGCCGGCATCGGTGTGGCGCGCGCCGCGTGGTTCCCGCAGCTCAGCCTGACCGGGTTGCTGGGTGGCCAGACCTCGGGTGGCAGCGCCCTGCTGGATGCTGGCAACCGATACTGGGCGCTAGGGCCGTTGGCTGCATTGCCGGTATTCGATGGCGGCCGCCGCAAGGCCGCCAAGGCCGGGGCCGAAGCCGAGTTCGACGCTGCTTCGGCGCAGTACCGGGCCACCGTGCTGGCGGCGATCCGCCAGGTCGAAGACCAGCTGAGCCTGCTGCGCCAGCTCGATGCCCAGCGCGGCCACGAGCAGGAGGCCGTGCTGGCCGCACGGCGTGCGGAGCAGATCGCGCATGACCGCTACACCGGCGGTGCGGTGAGCTACCTGGACGTGGTCAGCGCGCAGACCGATGCCCGTCAGGCGCAGCTGGGCCTGCAGGACATCCAGAGCCGGCAGCTGCAGGCCAGTGCGGCGCTGATGGCGGCATTGGGCGGTGGCTGGTCGCGATAG
- a CDS encoding efflux RND transporter periplasmic adaptor subunit, with protein MSDSSLPQRSLRRPLLLAAAVALVLVAGGLALRAQQAHAVVEWTERQAVPSVQVVVAGGKSAAGTMTLPAHLSAWTEAPIHARVGGYLKSWSADIGQAVKAGQVLAVIDSPELDQQIAQAHAHLLQVQADAALAKVSAERWQGMLGSHSVSRQEADEKQANAVAAQASVEAAQADYARLQELGRYRTLRAPFDGTVTSRQTDVGQLIRADDSGRELFNIADTRRLRLMVPVPQNSAASIRSGLQATLQVPGQEGRHFTATLQGDSSAIDRSSGTLLAQFVVDNADGALLPGSYAEVTLPLQGGGGGVSVPAEVLIFRAKGTQVAVVDAQDIVHLRDIHIVSDLGSTLRVDRGLKAGDRVIPNPPDALREGDHVRVVAGEQEPAHARG; from the coding sequence ATGTCTGACTCTTCGCTGCCGCAGCGCTCGCTGCGCCGTCCTTTGCTTCTGGCCGCTGCTGTTGCACTCGTCCTGGTGGCGGGTGGCCTTGCCCTGCGCGCACAGCAGGCACACGCCGTGGTCGAGTGGACCGAGCGCCAGGCGGTCCCGTCCGTGCAGGTGGTTGTCGCCGGTGGAAAAAGTGCTGCAGGAACAATGACCCTGCCGGCACACCTGAGTGCCTGGACCGAGGCACCGATACATGCTCGTGTAGGCGGCTACCTGAAGTCGTGGAGCGCCGACATCGGCCAGGCGGTCAAGGCTGGACAGGTGCTGGCGGTGATCGACAGCCCGGAACTGGACCAGCAGATCGCCCAGGCCCACGCCCACCTGCTGCAGGTACAGGCAGACGCAGCGTTGGCCAAGGTCAGCGCTGAGCGTTGGCAAGGCATGCTCGGCAGCCATTCGGTGTCGCGCCAGGAAGCCGACGAGAAGCAGGCCAATGCGGTGGCCGCACAGGCCAGCGTGGAAGCGGCGCAGGCCGACTATGCGCGGTTGCAGGAGCTTGGTCGCTACCGTACGTTGCGCGCGCCGTTCGATGGCACTGTCACCTCGCGGCAGACCGACGTCGGCCAGCTGATCCGTGCCGACGACAGCGGCCGCGAGCTGTTCAACATCGCCGACACCCGCCGCTTGCGCCTGATGGTGCCGGTGCCGCAGAACAGCGCGGCCAGCATTCGCTCCGGGCTGCAGGCCACGCTGCAGGTGCCGGGCCAGGAAGGGCGTCATTTCACCGCCACGCTGCAGGGAGATTCCAGTGCGATCGATCGCAGCTCGGGCACCCTGCTGGCGCAGTTCGTGGTCGACAACGCCGATGGTGCGCTGTTGCCCGGCAGCTATGCGGAAGTGACCCTGCCACTGCAGGGTGGTGGCGGCGGTGTGAGCGTGCCGGCCGAGGTGCTGATCTTCCGTGCCAAGGGCACCCAGGTGGCGGTGGTCGACGCCCAGGACATCGTGCATCTGCGCGACATCCATATTGTCAGTGACCTGGGTAGCACGCTACGCGTGGACCGGGGCCTGAAGGCGGGCGACCGGGTCATTCCCAACCCACCCGATGCCCTGCGCGAGGGAGACCACGTGCGTGTGGTGGCCGGTGAGCAGGAGCCCGCGCATGCCCGCGGCTGA
- a CDS encoding efflux RND transporter permease subunit — MLGLVRTALNKPYTFVVMAIFICIVGPLSALRTPTDVFPDIGIPVIAVVWQYTGLSPDAMAGRVISPYERALSTTVNDIAHIESQSLAGMGVVKVFFQPGVDIRTANAQITAISQTMVKQMPAGMTPPLILNYSASTVPVLQMAFSSPTLGESQIRDLAQNTVRPPLTSIPGLAIPAPYGGKQRQITLDLDPQAMAAKGLSAQDVGNALAAQNQITPVGTAKLGSNEFTVLLNNSPTEIEALNDLPIRTVNGAVVTIGQVAHVRDGSPPQTNIVRVNGGHSVLMAALKNGDASTLTLVSSMRAMLPQIGESLPPSLKISLLGDASTFVRESISSVAREGIIAALLTSVMILVFLGSWRSTVIIAASIPLAVLSAIALLSAAGQTLNVMTLGGLALAVGILVDDATVTIENVNWHLEQGKGVREAILDGAAQIVGPAFVSLLCICIVFVPMFLLDGIAGYLFRPMALAVIFAMGSSFVLSRTLVPTMALYLLRPHRVEGGVGHHPEDAFLNHHEGDHPQPRRARLTAALVRWQQRFEAGFSATRDRYHALLGLALAHRSRFLLGFMACVLVSFALLPTLGQDFFPATEASALSLHVRLPLGTRIEETAAMFDRIETRIRQEVPPHEIDAIVDNLGLPMTGINIAYSASGTIGPQDGDIQVSLKPGHGDAAEYARRLREVLPTAFPGVSFAFLPADTSSQILNFGSPAPLDVRIAGPDAAGNRAYAQELQRRLRHVPGLVDLRLQQPDGYPTLKVDVDRLRANGLGITERDVTNSMVASLAGSSQVAPTFWLSPKNGISYSVVAATPQYRMDSLAALQALPVTGSGGTPQVLGGLADIQRGSSSAVVTHYNVQPTLDLYASVQDRDLGAVAADVQKVIDGMAGQRPRGTEVGLHGQIDALHVAFTGLGYGLLAAIVLIYLLIVINFQSWTDPFVIITALPAGLAGVVWMLFLTHTTLSVPALTGAILCMGVATANSILVVSFCRERLAEHGDAAKAALEAGFTRFRPVCMTALAMILGMLPTALSTEQNAPLGRAVIGGLLLATCATLLFVPVVFALAHSRKTRTAPAGEPLHV, encoded by the coding sequence ATGCTCGGGTTGGTCAGGACCGCGCTCAACAAGCCTTACACCTTCGTGGTGATGGCCATTTTCATCTGCATCGTCGGTCCGCTCAGCGCACTGCGCACCCCCACTGACGTGTTTCCCGATATCGGCATCCCGGTCATCGCCGTGGTCTGGCAGTACACCGGCCTGTCGCCGGATGCGATGGCCGGGCGGGTGATCTCGCCGTACGAGCGTGCGCTCAGCACCACCGTCAACGACATCGCGCATATCGAATCGCAGTCGCTGGCCGGCATGGGCGTGGTCAAGGTGTTTTTCCAGCCGGGCGTGGACATCCGCACTGCCAATGCGCAGATCACCGCGATCTCGCAGACCATGGTCAAGCAGATGCCGGCAGGCATGACGCCGCCACTGATCCTCAACTACAGCGCCTCGACCGTGCCGGTGCTGCAGATGGCGTTCTCCAGCCCGACGCTGGGGGAATCGCAGATCCGCGATCTTGCGCAGAACACGGTCCGCCCGCCATTGACGTCGATCCCGGGCCTGGCCATTCCCGCCCCCTACGGCGGCAAGCAGCGCCAGATCACCCTCGACCTGGACCCTCAGGCGATGGCGGCCAAGGGGCTGTCGGCGCAGGACGTGGGCAACGCGCTGGCGGCGCAGAACCAGATCACCCCGGTCGGTACCGCCAAGCTGGGCAGCAACGAGTTCACCGTGCTGCTCAACAACAGCCCCACCGAGATCGAGGCGCTGAATGACCTGCCGATCCGCACCGTCAATGGTGCGGTGGTCACCATCGGCCAGGTTGCCCACGTGCGCGATGGCTCGCCGCCGCAGACCAACATCGTGCGCGTCAACGGTGGCCATTCGGTGCTGATGGCCGCGTTGAAGAATGGCGATGCGTCCACGCTCACGCTCGTCAGCAGCATGCGGGCGATGCTGCCGCAGATCGGGGAGTCGCTGCCGCCGTCGCTGAAGATCTCGTTGCTGGGCGATGCCTCGACCTTCGTGCGCGAATCGATCAGCAGCGTCGCCCGCGAGGGCATCATCGCTGCGCTGCTGACCAGCGTGATGATCCTGGTGTTTCTCGGCAGCTGGCGTTCGACCGTCATCATCGCGGCCTCGATTCCGCTGGCGGTGCTGTCGGCCATCGCGCTGTTGTCGGCCGCCGGGCAGACCCTCAACGTGATGACGCTGGGCGGCCTGGCGCTGGCGGTGGGCATCCTGGTCGACGATGCCACGGTCACCATCGAGAACGTCAACTGGCACCTGGAGCAGGGCAAGGGCGTGCGCGAGGCGATCCTTGATGGCGCCGCGCAGATTGTCGGCCCGGCATTCGTGTCGCTGCTGTGCATCTGCATCGTGTTCGTGCCGATGTTCCTGCTCGATGGCATCGCCGGTTACCTGTTCCGGCCGATGGCGCTGGCCGTCATCTTCGCCATGGGCAGCTCGTTCGTGCTCTCGCGCACCCTGGTGCCGACCATGGCGCTGTACCTGCTGCGTCCGCATCGCGTGGAAGGCGGAGTCGGCCATCATCCCGAGGACGCCTTCCTCAACCATCACGAAGGCGACCATCCGCAGCCGCGTCGCGCTCGCCTGACGGCCGCGCTGGTGCGCTGGCAGCAACGTTTCGAGGCAGGCTTCTCCGCCACCCGCGATCGATACCATGCGCTGCTCGGCCTGGCGCTGGCCCACCGCAGCCGCTTCCTGCTGGGCTTCATGGCCTGCGTGCTGGTGTCCTTCGCGCTGCTGCCAACCCTGGGTCAGGACTTCTTCCCGGCCACCGAAGCCAGCGCGCTGTCGCTGCACGTACGCCTGCCGCTGGGCACGCGCATCGAGGAAACCGCGGCGATGTTCGATCGCATCGAAACACGCATCCGCCAGGAAGTGCCGCCGCATGAGATCGATGCCATCGTCGACAACCTCGGCCTGCCGATGACCGGCATCAACATCGCCTACAGCGCCAGCGGCACCATTGGCCCGCAGGATGGTGACATCCAGGTGTCGCTGAAGCCGGGCCATGGCGATGCAGCCGAGTACGCGCGGCGCCTGCGGGAGGTGCTGCCGACGGCTTTCCCGGGCGTCAGCTTTGCGTTCCTGCCGGCCGATACCAGCAGCCAGATCCTCAACTTCGGTTCGCCGGCGCCGTTGGACGTGCGCATTGCCGGGCCGGATGCCGCTGGCAATCGGGCCTATGCACAGGAACTGCAGCGTCGCCTGCGGCACGTGCCGGGTCTGGTCGACCTGCGCCTGCAGCAGCCCGATGGCTATCCGACCCTGAAGGTGGATGTCGATCGCCTGCGTGCCAATGGCCTGGGCATTACCGAACGCGATGTTACCAACAGCATGGTGGCGTCACTGGCCGGCAGCAGCCAGGTTGCTCCGACCTTCTGGTTGAGCCCGAAGAACGGCATTTCCTACAGCGTGGTCGCGGCCACGCCGCAGTACCGCATGGACAGCCTGGCGGCGCTGCAGGCGCTGCCGGTGACCGGCAGCGGCGGTACGCCGCAGGTGCTGGGCGGCCTGGCTGATATCCAGCGAGGCTCCAGTTCGGCGGTGGTCACTCACTACAACGTGCAGCCCACGCTGGACCTGTATGCCAGCGTGCAGGACCGTGACCTGGGTGCAGTGGCGGCCGATGTGCAGAAGGTCATCGATGGGATGGCCGGCCAGCGGCCACGGGGTACCGAGGTGGGCCTGCATGGGCAGATCGATGCGCTGCATGTGGCGTTCACCGGACTCGGCTACGGCCTGCTGGCGGCGATCGTGCTGATCTACCTGCTCATCGTCATCAATTTCCAGTCCTGGACCGATCCGTTCGTGATCATCACCGCATTGCCGGCGGGCCTGGCGGGCGTGGTCTGGATGTTGTTCCTGACCCACACCACGCTGTCGGTGCCCGCGTTGACCGGCGCCATCCTGTGCATGGGCGTGGCCACGGCCAACTCGATCCTGGTGGTCAGCTTCTGCCGCGAGCGCCTGGCCGAGCATGGTGACGCGGCCAAGGCTGCGCTTGAAGCAGGATTCACCCGTTTCCGTCCGGTCTGCATGACAGCGCTGGCGATGATCCTGGGCATGCTGCCGACCGCACTGTCCACCGAGCAGAACGCGCCACTGGGCCGCGCGGTGATCGGCGGCCTGTTGCTGGCGACCTGCGCCACGTTGTTGTTCGTTCCGGTGGTGTTCGCATTGGCCCACTCCCGCAAAACCCGTACTGCTCCTGCCGGAGAACCCCTGCATGTCTGA
- a CDS encoding sensor histidine kinase yields MSSAKLSDGWRSSSSRLLGLYSLLFVAWSCVLLGVLYWRVSLYLDELAQSAVLQRAHLFEHFTGDGLTAALRENRRYDLHGIDAYGLFTPDGQPIAGMLKSLPAQLSLDGSAHPVSGLPIADVNARGKRGFGLAMPTRDGRVLVLVRYSGPLNEVNHLILDALLWGVSLTLLPGLLGWHLLRRRPLRRIQAIEQATARIVAGDLGQRLPLANRRDELDMLAAIVNAMLDRIEQLMTEVKGVCDNIAHDLRTPLTRVRAQLYRMRQQVQDDDPQALPLEQVLEETDTLMARFRALLRISELEDHQRRSGFGTLAPEALLQEIHAFYAPLAEEKGQWLQLELAADLPGVVGDRGLLFEAIGNLLDNAIRFAPEGGRVQLSALVEEGATCIVVEDSGPGIPEAERSLVFQRFHRAEASKGGGFGLGLSIVAAIAGLHGFRLQVAQSTLGGARFSLLCRPQVL; encoded by the coding sequence ATGTCCTCAGCGAAACTGTCTGACGGCTGGCGTTCGTCCAGCAGCCGTCTGCTGGGCCTGTACAGCCTGCTGTTCGTGGCCTGGTCGTGCGTGCTGCTGGGGGTGCTGTACTGGAGGGTGTCGCTGTATCTGGACGAGCTGGCACAGTCGGCGGTGCTGCAACGTGCGCACCTGTTCGAGCATTTCACCGGTGATGGCCTGACCGCAGCGCTGCGCGAGAACCGCCGCTACGACCTGCATGGCATCGATGCCTACGGGTTGTTCACGCCCGACGGCCAGCCGATTGCCGGGATGCTGAAGTCGCTGCCGGCGCAGCTGTCGCTTGATGGCAGCGCGCATCCGGTGTCGGGCCTGCCGATCGCTGATGTGAATGCACGCGGCAAACGCGGCTTCGGCCTGGCGATGCCGACCCGCGATGGTCGCGTCCTGGTGCTGGTGCGTTACAGCGGACCATTGAACGAGGTCAATCACCTGATCCTCGACGCACTGTTGTGGGGCGTGTCGTTGACCCTGCTGCCAGGCCTGCTTGGCTGGCATCTCTTGCGGCGACGGCCACTGCGCCGCATCCAGGCCATTGAACAGGCCACCGCGCGCATCGTTGCTGGCGATCTCGGCCAGCGCCTGCCGCTGGCCAACCGTCGCGATGAACTGGACATGCTGGCGGCCATCGTCAACGCCATGCTCGACCGCATCGAGCAGTTGATGACCGAGGTCAAAGGTGTGTGCGACAACATCGCCCACGACCTGCGTACACCGCTGACGCGCGTGCGCGCGCAGCTGTACCGCATGCGCCAGCAGGTACAGGACGATGATCCGCAGGCGCTGCCGCTGGAGCAGGTACTGGAAGAAACCGACACACTGATGGCGAGGTTCCGCGCGCTGTTGCGGATCTCCGAGCTGGAAGATCACCAGCGCCGTTCCGGGTTCGGCACGCTGGCGCCGGAAGCGCTGCTGCAGGAGATCCACGCGTTCTACGCGCCGCTGGCGGAGGAGAAGGGGCAGTGGCTGCAGCTGGAACTGGCCGCTGACCTGCCCGGCGTGGTGGGCGACCGTGGCCTGTTGTTCGAGGCGATCGGCAACCTGCTCGACAACGCGATCCGGTTCGCGCCGGAAGGTGGCCGCGTGCAGCTGTCGGCCCTGGTGGAGGAGGGTGCTACCTGCATCGTGGTGGAGGATTCGGGGCCCGGCATTCCCGAAGCCGAACGCAGCCTGGTGTTCCAGCGTTTCCATCGTGCGGAGGCCAGCAAGGGCGGAGGATTCGGCCTGGGCCTGTCGATCGTGGCAGCCATCGCGGGCCTGCACGGGTTCCGCCTGCAGGTGGCGCAGTCCACGCTGGGCGGCGCGCGTTTCAGCCTGCTGTGCCGGCCGCAGGTGCTGTAG
- a CDS encoding response regulator transcription factor, translated as MSRILTIEDDAITAQEIVAELGSHGLQVDWVADGREGLVRAASGDYDAITLDRMLPGLDGLAIVTTLRRIGIDTPVLMLSALSDVDERVRGLRAGGDDYLTKPFASDEMAARVEVLLRRRQRPASNETLLCVGDLQLDLLARTAHRGGRSLSLLPTEFKLLEYLMRNAGQVLTRMMLFEEVWGYHFDPGTNLIDVHIGRLRRKLDQAGAPSLIRTVRGSGYVLSETV; from the coding sequence ATGTCGCGCATATTGACCATCGAGGATGACGCCATCACTGCCCAGGAGATCGTGGCCGAGCTGGGCAGCCATGGCCTGCAGGTGGACTGGGTGGCCGACGGCCGCGAAGGCCTGGTGCGCGCGGCCAGTGGCGACTATGACGCGATCACGCTGGATCGCATGCTGCCCGGGCTGGATGGCCTGGCCATCGTCACCACCCTGCGCCGGATCGGCATCGACACGCCCGTGCTGATGCTCAGCGCGCTGTCGGATGTGGACGAGCGGGTGCGCGGCCTGCGCGCTGGCGGCGATGACTACCTGACCAAGCCGTTTGCCTCGGACGAGATGGCGGCGCGGGTGGAGGTGCTGCTGCGTCGCCGCCAACGCCCGGCCAGCAACGAGACCCTGCTGTGCGTGGGCGATCTGCAGCTGGACCTGCTGGCGCGGACCGCCCATCGGGGCGGGCGCAGCCTGAGCCTGCTGCCGACCGAGTTCAAGCTGCTGGAATACCTGATGCGCAACGCCGGCCAGGTGCTGACCCGGATGATGCTGTTCGAGGAAGTGTGGGGTTATCACTTCGACCCGGGCACCAACCTGATCGACGTCCACATCGGCCGCCTGCGTCGCAAACTGGACCAGGCCGGTGCGCCGTCGTTGATCCGTACCGTGCGCGGTAGTGGCTATGTCCTCAGCGAAACTGTCTGA